The following proteins come from a genomic window of Gimesia chilikensis:
- a CDS encoding HD-GYP domain-containing protein produces MVSGTIDSFKKLSNFSKCGGAWDLEIHQDTKVELSNDRMQRISELTGLSMFCFDARVQRLVGRTHTRSLPFFPIDVLNQLGEIQGLTLVENTNGLTHYLFPLFEDSEHKYVAAGFVFQKEKRKLTEMVMSAVERNWSSEELDTWLEGQRILDVKSLHALLSLAIMHLDEEQQLDELNEEVDNLSECLDETFEEISLLHEVAQHLKISESPEKLGELCLERIGNLIEAETNIIWFEGQGHTSRFMSESQTEFDELKLARLVAQFDGFDFNQPLVINHVDSSLLSLEFPDLHNLVLVPITDGSHSYGWILSCNLLKSEEYGTIQASLLNSVASFLGTHLRNIDLYAQQEELMLSFVKSFISTLDAKDPYTRGHSERVALIAQQLAKQLGYTGEFIHDIYLSGLLHDIGKIGVDDRILRKEGRLTDEEFLQIQKHPMIGYKILSGIKKLKNILPGIRNHHEQIDGRGYPDGLTGDDIPLMARIIAVADAYDAMGSDRPYRNGMPLERLEAIFREGKGIQWDAAVIDAYFEIRDEITQLSQKYNLESAEQLELTVS; encoded by the coding sequence ATGGTCTCGGGAACAATTGATTCATTCAAGAAACTGTCCAACTTCAGCAAGTGTGGTGGCGCATGGGATCTGGAAATCCATCAGGATACCAAGGTGGAATTGTCCAACGATCGCATGCAGCGCATTTCAGAATTGACGGGCCTGTCAATGTTCTGTTTCGACGCCAGGGTTCAAAGGCTGGTCGGGCGGACTCACACGCGCTCCCTGCCCTTTTTTCCGATCGACGTCTTAAACCAGCTCGGTGAGATTCAGGGACTGACCCTGGTCGAGAATACAAACGGGTTGACCCATTATCTGTTTCCCCTCTTCGAGGATAGCGAACACAAATATGTTGCCGCCGGTTTTGTGTTTCAGAAAGAGAAACGCAAACTGACGGAAATGGTAATGTCAGCTGTGGAGAGGAACTGGTCTTCCGAGGAACTGGATACCTGGCTCGAAGGGCAGCGGATACTGGATGTGAAATCGCTGCATGCCCTGCTGAGTCTGGCCATCATGCATCTGGATGAAGAACAGCAGCTGGATGAATTGAACGAGGAAGTCGATAATCTGTCCGAATGTCTGGATGAGACGTTTGAAGAAATCAGCCTGCTGCACGAAGTGGCGCAGCATTTGAAGATTTCTGAAAGTCCCGAGAAGCTGGGAGAGCTCTGTCTGGAGCGGATCGGCAATCTGATCGAAGCGGAAACAAATATTATCTGGTTCGAAGGACAGGGACACACGTCCCGATTCATGTCTGAGAGCCAGACTGAATTTGATGAACTCAAACTGGCTCGGCTGGTCGCACAGTTTGATGGGTTTGACTTCAATCAGCCTCTGGTGATCAATCACGTGGACAGTTCCCTGCTCTCGCTGGAATTTCCGGATCTGCATAATCTGGTGCTGGTGCCGATTACTGATGGCTCTCATTCTTACGGATGGATTCTGAGCTGTAATCTTCTCAAGAGCGAAGAGTATGGCACGATTCAGGCCAGTCTGTTGAATTCGGTGGCTTCATTCCTGGGAACGCACCTGCGTAACATCGACCTGTATGCGCAACAGGAAGAGCTGATGCTCAGCTTTGTGAAATCGTTCATCTCCACTCTGGATGCGAAAGATCCTTACACACGCGGTCATAGCGAGCGCGTGGCCCTGATCGCACAGCAACTGGCGAAACAACTGGGTTATACGGGAGAATTCATCCACGATATCTATCTCTCCGGTCTGTTGCACGACATCGGGAAAATCGGCGTGGATGACCGCATCCTCCGCAAGGAAGGCCGTTTGACCGATGAGGAATTCCTCCAGATTCAGAAACATCCGATGATCGGATACAAGATTCTCTCTGGTATCAAAAAGCTCAAAAACATTCTGCCGGGGATCCGTAATCACCATGAGCAGATCGACGGCCGGGGTTATCCCGATGGTTTGACCGGAGACGATATTCCGCTGATGGCGCGGATTATTGCTGTCGCGGATGCCTATGATGCGATGGGCAGTGATCGTCCCTACCGCAACGGCATGCCTCTGGAGCGACTCGAAGCGATTTTCCGTGAAGGGAAAGGGATCCAGTGGGATGCTGCCGTGATCGACGCTTATTTTGAGATCCGTGATGAAATTACTCAGCTCTCGCAGAAATACAATCTGGAATCTGCTGAGCAGCTGGAACTGACGGTCAGTTGA
- a CDS encoding M50 family metallopeptidase encodes MSRSNPLHWSFPIGSWFLTQVRVSIFLPVVLLVFWSHYSLGLGFALFGVLFISVFLHEMGHVVACRMMGGEADQIMLWPLGGLVPCSPARTDASRIVTVLGGPLVNLLLCAITLPAVIWSGQMSESLNPIKLPTVDLSNNLGQAMLLMVFSINWLLLLVNLIPVLPLDGGKVLQIILSRRFDETVLHMVMLNVSFLVGGLGMVIGLCTHTVWVVFFGALLLMLNLLEFAAGHREEAFDDSIFGYDFSQGYTSLERSSPEPSEQKVGFFQKWREKRKLQKRMREREKERDAEKQLDLLLNKVHEFGLDSLTPKERQQLNQVSARYRKSNSDP; translated from the coding sequence ATGAGTCGATCGAATCCTTTGCACTGGTCATTTCCCATTGGATCCTGGTTTTTGACTCAGGTGCGTGTCAGCATTTTTCTGCCGGTCGTCCTGCTCGTCTTCTGGTCACATTACTCTCTGGGACTGGGATTTGCTTTATTCGGCGTTCTGTTCATCAGCGTCTTCCTGCATGAAATGGGGCACGTGGTTGCCTGTCGGATGATGGGAGGCGAAGCCGATCAGATCATGCTCTGGCCCCTGGGAGGCCTGGTACCCTGCAGCCCTGCCCGTACTGATGCCTCACGCATCGTCACCGTTCTGGGCGGGCCGCTGGTGAATCTGCTGTTATGTGCGATTACGCTGCCGGCTGTAATCTGGTCCGGACAGATGTCAGAATCGCTCAACCCGATCAAGCTTCCGACTGTCGATCTGAGTAACAATCTGGGGCAGGCAATGCTTTTGATGGTGTTCAGCATCAACTGGCTCCTGCTGCTGGTAAACCTGATTCCGGTACTTCCCCTGGATGGTGGTAAAGTGCTGCAGATCATCCTCTCCCGCCGCTTTGATGAAACTGTGCTGCATATGGTGATGCTGAACGTCAGTTTTCTGGTCGGGGGGCTGGGAATGGTGATTGGCCTCTGCACCCATACCGTCTGGGTGGTCTTTTTCGGAGCGTTGCTGTTAATGCTGAACCTGCTGGAATTTGCTGCCGGCCATCGAGAGGAAGCCTTCGACGATTCCATTTTCGGCTACGATTTCTCACAAGGCTATACCAGCCTGGAACGTTCGAGTCCGGAACCTTCAGAGCAGAAAGTTGGTTTCTTCCAGAAGTGGCGGGAGAAACGAAAACTGCAGAAACGGATGCGGGAACGTGAAAAAGAACGGGATGCAGAAAAGCAGCTGGATCTCCTGCTGAATAAGGTTCATGAATTCGGTCTGGATTCCTTAACCCCCAAGGAGCGTCAGCAGTTAAATCAGGTGAGTGCCCGCTATCGCAAGAGCAATTCCGACCCCTAG
- a CDS encoding beta-ketoacyl-[acyl-carrier-protein] synthase family protein: protein MRPLSTVSEPEPRRVVITGIGLITPYAVGREASWQGICSGVSAIQPLDALSQQLKRPLAGGIIPDPSLSSASLSSSTPLQTEPSLTLALQAGTEAFEDAGLDLNHLNRETTGCVIGSSKGGMASFAQLAALSHQDASVAEQVPPDLWLQCFAGAASHSFAAHFNLQAAALTPVSACATGFSSIMRGAELIQDGVCDTVLAGSTDASLLPAVLASFHRMGVLASQFDHPSQACRPYDVRRNGFVVGEGAGILVLESLEQAQKRNVTPYAEWLTGGLGADSTHLMQFDPRAESLSHLINVTLDRAGVAHEEVDYVNLHGTGTQINDVYETHALQKAFGPHSAALACSSLKGGMGHLLGAAGSVELALTLLAMRDGIVPPTLNLENPDPECPLNYTPQVAASREISTALKLSFGFGGHLSAGLVRKWDSDR, encoded by the coding sequence ATGCGACCACTGTCTACAGTATCTGAGCCTGAGCCCCGCAGGGTCGTCATCACGGGCATCGGACTGATCACCCCGTACGCCGTTGGCCGGGAAGCTTCCTGGCAGGGAATCTGCTCCGGCGTTTCTGCGATCCAGCCGTTGGATGCCTTATCCCAGCAACTGAAGCGTCCCTTGGCAGGGGGAATCATTCCCGACCCCAGTCTCTCCAGTGCTTCGTTAAGCAGCTCGACTCCCCTGCAGACTGAGCCCTCTCTAACCCTCGCACTGCAGGCAGGCACCGAAGCATTTGAGGATGCCGGCCTGGACTTGAACCACCTCAACCGGGAGACCACCGGGTGTGTCATCGGATCCAGTAAAGGGGGCATGGCCAGTTTCGCACAACTGGCCGCGCTCTCACACCAGGATGCATCTGTTGCAGAGCAGGTTCCCCCGGATCTCTGGCTGCAGTGTTTCGCGGGCGCAGCCAGTCACTCCTTCGCCGCCCACTTTAACCTCCAGGCCGCAGCCCTGACCCCGGTCTCAGCCTGCGCTACCGGCTTCTCAAGCATCATGCGCGGCGCCGAACTGATTCAGGATGGAGTCTGTGACACGGTTCTCGCGGGCAGTACTGATGCCTCACTCCTGCCCGCCGTTCTGGCCTCGTTTCATCGCATGGGTGTGCTGGCATCGCAGTTCGATCACCCATCACAAGCTTGCCGTCCCTATGATGTCAGACGTAACGGCTTTGTCGTCGGAGAAGGGGCCGGCATCCTGGTACTCGAGTCACTGGAGCAGGCACAGAAACGTAACGTGACTCCCTATGCAGAATGGCTGACCGGAGGCCTCGGCGCGGATTCCACACATTTGATGCAGTTCGATCCCCGGGCAGAGAGCCTGTCACACCTGATTAACGTCACACTGGATCGGGCCGGAGTGGCTCACGAGGAAGTCGACTATGTCAATCTCCACGGCACCGGAACTCAAATCAACGATGTCTATGAAACGCATGCTTTACAGAAAGCATTCGGCCCCCACTCCGCTGCACTTGCCTGTTCCAGCCTGAAAGGGGGCATGGGACATCTCCTCGGAGCAGCAGGGAGCGTAGAACTGGCGCTGACGCTGCTCGCCATGCGGGACGGAATCGTTCCCCCCACACTGAACCTGGAAAATCCCGATCCAGAGTGCCCACTCAATTACACACCCCAGGTTGCAGCATCACGGGAAATCAGTACGGCCCTCAAACTCTCTTTTGGATTTGGAGGCCACCTGTCAGCCGGCCTGGTCCGTAAATGGGACAGCGACCGATAA
- a CDS encoding HYExAFE family protein yields the protein MVIRRNHYESAFEDYLRSQKIPYVAVDEKRRALAQEASIKSLDFIVYSSQGPNLLIDVKGRTEIFDAPTRSRRWESWATREDIRGLFQWQELFGEGFISSLVFAYQLPPDSISNNLEKVYEFKENLYAFYLVPVDAYQDKMKPRSDSWQTVYLHQQDFQQLRQPVETLIQGSEPAELTGENREECGFPDADSTSG from the coding sequence ATGGTCATTCGCAGGAATCACTACGAATCCGCCTTTGAGGATTACCTCCGCTCCCAGAAAATTCCGTACGTCGCCGTGGATGAAAAACGCCGGGCACTGGCCCAGGAGGCGTCAATCAAATCACTGGACTTTATCGTCTATTCATCGCAGGGGCCCAACCTGCTGATTGACGTCAAGGGACGCACCGAGATCTTTGACGCCCCCACGCGTAGTCGTCGCTGGGAAAGTTGGGCCACCCGAGAGGATATCAGGGGGCTCTTCCAGTGGCAGGAACTGTTCGGAGAAGGCTTTATCTCCAGTCTGGTCTTTGCCTATCAGCTGCCCCCCGACTCAATTTCCAACAACCTGGAGAAGGTATATGAATTTAAAGAGAATCTGTACGCATTCTACCTGGTTCCGGTCGACGCCTATCAGGACAAAATGAAACCTCGTTCCGACAGCTGGCAGACCGTTTATCTGCATCAGCAGGATTTCCAGCAGCTCCGACAACCTGTAGAAACGCTTATCCAGGGCTCAGAACCCGCAGAATTAACCGGGGAAAATAGAGAGGAATGCGGTTTTCCAGATGCAGATTCGACTTCAGGCTGA